CGGTTGTTCTCGGCCTGGTTTATCCGTTTTTGATCACAGGCCTTGCGCAGGTCATTTTCCACGCGAACGCGAATGGACAGCTCATCGTTCAGAATGGAGACGTGGTCGGCTCCGATCTGATTGGACAGCCCTTCACAGGGCCGCGGTATTTCCATAGCCGTCCATCGGCGGCTGGCACAGGCTACGACGCGTCCTCATCGTCTGGATCAAACCTGGCGCCGACAAATAAAGCGCTCATCGACCGCGTCCAGGCGAGCGTTAAACAGGAGGACAACGGAGCCCCCGTGCCCATCGATCTGGTTACCGCATCCGCATCTGGTCTTGATCCTGATATCACGCCCGCCGCGGCGCTTTACCAGGTCCAGCGCGTCGCACGCGAGCGCGGGAAATCCGAGGAAGCGATCCGCCAACTAGTAATGGAGCATGTAGTCCCAAGACAGTTCGGCCTCCTGGGAGAACCTGTGGTGAATGTGCTGGATCTCAATCGCGCTCTCGACTCCATGCGCTAGCGCAGCAGCACCCCTTCGATTCCGACAACCTGAAACTTCGA
This Acidobacteriaceae bacterium DNA region includes the following protein-coding sequences:
- the kdpC gene encoding potassium-transporting ATPase subunit KdpC — encoded protein: MKTYIKTACLYTLVTAVVLGLVYPFLITGLAQVIFHANANGQLIVQNGDVVGSDLIGQPFTGPRYFHSRPSAAGTGYDASSSSGSNLAPTNKALIDRVQASVKQEDNGAPVPIDLVTASASGLDPDITPAAALYQVQRVARERGKSEEAIRQLVMEHVVPRQFGLLGEPVVNVLDLNRALDSMR